In a single window of the Phaeobacter sp. G2 genome:
- a CDS encoding multidrug effflux MFS transporter yields the protein MTTKPAQAMSKAEFISLVAMMMATIAFSIDAMLPALPEIGAQLSPDDINQAQLILTSFVLGMGIGTFFTGPLSDAFGRKPVIVVGALVYIVSAGVAWASSSLELVLFARLTMGLGAAGPRVVALAIVRDLYSGREMARMMSIAMMIFTLVPAIAPMLGQFVILIAGWRGIFAAFALFAIIISLWTMLRLPEPLAIENRRPFRVPLMIAAVKEMVQHPTVRLSILVQTLCLAILFTMITMVQPIYDIIFDRADSFPFWFSLVALMSGSASVLNASVVVRIGMRRIVTWSLAGQIVLSAVMLTLESLPLPGAVAFGLFVAWQTSVFFMAGTTLGNLNAMAMEPMGHIAGMAASVIGAISTVCGAIIAAPIGLLFDGTLLPVTLGILVMSGLGYLIMLHIARVEARLVP from the coding sequence ATGACGACGAAACCCGCCCAAGCCATGTCCAAGGCCGAGTTCATTTCTCTGGTTGCGATGATGATGGCCACGATTGCTTTTTCTATTGACGCCATGCTGCCGGCTCTGCCGGAAATTGGCGCACAACTGAGCCCCGATGACATCAATCAGGCCCAGTTGATCCTGACCTCATTTGTCCTAGGCATGGGCATTGGTACCTTTTTTACCGGCCCGCTTTCGGATGCCTTTGGACGTAAGCCCGTGATCGTGGTCGGCGCGCTGGTCTATATCGTCTCGGCCGGGGTGGCCTGGGCTTCTTCCTCACTGGAACTTGTCCTTTTTGCCCGGCTGACCATGGGATTGGGCGCTGCCGGCCCACGGGTTGTTGCCCTGGCCATTGTGCGTGATTTGTATTCCGGGCGTGAGATGGCGCGGATGATGTCCATTGCCATGATGATCTTTACCCTGGTGCCCGCAATTGCACCGATGCTGGGGCAGTTTGTCATTCTCATCGCCGGCTGGCGGGGCATTTTTGCCGCGTTTGCTCTGTTTGCGATCATCATTTCCCTGTGGACCATGCTGCGCCTGCCCGAGCCACTGGCGATAGAAAACCGGCGCCCCTTTCGTGTTCCGCTGATGATTGCTGCGGTCAAGGAGATGGTGCAGCACCCAACCGTGCGCCTGTCGATTCTGGTGCAGACCCTCTGCCTGGCCATCCTGTTCACCATGATCACCATGGTTCAGCCGATCTATGACATCATTTTTGATCGCGCTGACAGTTTTCCCTTTTGGTTCAGCCTAGTGGCCCTGATGTCGGGCAGCGCCAGCGTGTTGAATGCCTCTGTTGTGGTGCGTATCGGCATGCGCCGCATTGTGACCTGGTCTCTGGCCGGGCAGATCGTCCTCTCGGCTGTCATGTTGACCCTCGAAAGCCTGCCACTCCCCGGCGCTGTGGCCTTTGGGCTGTTCGTCGCCTGGCAAACCAGCGTGTTCTTTATGGCAGGCACCACTCTGGGCAATCTCAATGCAATGGCGATGGAACCCATGGGCCATATCGCCGGCATGGCCGCTTCGGTCATTGGTGCGATTTCTACGGTCTGTGGTGCCATCATTGCAGCGCCTATCGGGCTGTTGTTTGATGGCACGCTGTTGCCAGTCACCCTGGGAATTCTGGTTATGTCCGGCCTTGGCTACCTGATCATGCTACACATCGCCCGGGTCGAGGCACGGCTTGTGCCCTAG
- a CDS encoding potassium channel family protein — MSQLRRMTIFVSLLVIISGSTVFFRIVEGWSWLDSYFFTIVTISTVGYGNLVPITAAGKLATTFLIFGGLGVFALAIHEFAKIQLLKRQEHNEWLFARLGRHKEGEEDVVANKDDQPHRPSQSAPHQGGLPSSPQDPSGQK, encoded by the coding sequence ATGAGCCAACTCAGGCGCATGACAATCTTTGTTTCGCTGCTGGTTATCATCTCTGGCAGCACGGTGTTTTTTCGCATTGTCGAAGGTTGGAGCTGGCTGGATTCCTATTTTTTTACCATCGTGACCATCTCTACCGTTGGCTATGGAAATCTGGTGCCGATCACCGCGGCGGGCAAGCTGGCCACGACCTTTTTGATTTTTGGCGGTTTGGGCGTTTTTGCCCTCGCCATCCATGAATTTGCCAAGATCCAGCTGCTCAAACGGCAAGAGCACAACGAATGGCTTTTTGCCCGCCTTGGTCGCCATAAGGAGGGCGAAGAAGATGTGGTTGCCAATAAAGACGACCAACCCCATCGCCCGAGTCAGAGTGCACCCCATCAGGGTGGGCTGCCCTCTAGCCCGCAAGATCCATCCGGGCAAAAATAG
- a CDS encoding DsbA family oxidoreductase: protein MTADLTASLPTVKLDIISDPICPWCYIGKTHLDKALAEIPDHPFVIEWHPFQLNPDMPSEGMGRRAYLEGKFGGKEAAVRAYAPVVEHAEKAGLNIDFEGMQRTPNTIDAHRLIHWAGIEGKQGAMVDALFDAYFAQARDIGDHEVLVEIAEKVGMEADVVRQLLSGANDADDIRNRDAHSRKMGVSSVPTFIIANQHAVPGAQQPEMWKQIIADIMQQIQSPEEDA from the coding sequence ATGACCGCTGATCTGACTGCCTCGTTGCCTACCGTCAAGCTCGACATCATTTCCGACCCGATCTGCCCCTGGTGCTATATCGGCAAGACGCATCTGGACAAAGCCCTGGCCGAAATCCCCGATCACCCCTTTGTGATTGAATGGCACCCCTTTCAGCTGAACCCAGACATGCCCTCCGAGGGCATGGGACGCCGGGCCTATCTGGAAGGCAAGTTTGGTGGTAAAGAGGCCGCAGTCCGGGCCTATGCTCCGGTGGTCGAACACGCCGAAAAGGCAGGCCTAAACATTGATTTTGAAGGCATGCAGCGCACCCCGAACACGATTGATGCCCACCGTCTGATCCACTGGGCCGGGATCGAGGGCAAACAGGGTGCCATGGTCGATGCGCTGTTTGATGCCTATTTTGCTCAGGCCCGCGATATTGGCGATCACGAAGTACTGGTTGAGATCGCAGAAAAAGTCGGCATGGAAGCCGATGTCGTGCGTCAGCTTTTGTCTGGAGCCAATGACGCCGACGACATCCGCAACCGTGACGCCCATTCACGCAAGATGGGCGTATCTTCGGTTCCCACCTTTATCATTGCCAATCAGCATGCGGTTCCAGGTGCCCAGCAGCCTGAAATGTGGAAACAGATCATCGCAGATATCATGCAGCAAATTCAATCGCCTGAGGAGGATGCATGA
- a CDS encoding acyl--CoA ligase — MLSLFDQGAFAPCPAPFNLAAFVLRHAVDLADKPGLEVVGPSGLQTWSFAQLEAAVRGTGTGLLQAGLTPGQIVLMRLGNTVDFPIAYLGAIAAGLVPVPTSSQLTEDETAKMIADLQPAAVLRDPQVACAPHDTQILLAELQAMHALPPCAYDMGDPNRMAYAVYTSGTSGKARAVAHAHRAIWARQMMVTGWYDLKDSDRLLHAGAFNWTFTLGTGLMDPWAMGATALIPEPGTDPAALPDLLRQHDATIFAAAPGVYRKILKSETAMELPKLRHGLCAGEKLSSHLHGAWNSTTGTELYEAYGMSECSTFISSSPAHPARGDALGQPQRGRKVAILGPEGPVPQGQEGTIAIAASDPGLMLGYLNAPEETAARMQDGWFLTGDQGAMAVDGQVSYLGRADDMMNAGGFRVSPIEVETQLSAHPGITQVGVATVEVKTDSHIIVAFYTGPTKLDEPDLEAFAAAHLARYKQPRAYVYLDMLPSGANGKLLRRALPAYFKG, encoded by the coding sequence ATGTTGTCCCTGTTTGATCAAGGCGCCTTTGCGCCCTGCCCCGCACCCTTCAATCTGGCAGCCTTTGTGCTGCGCCATGCTGTTGATCTGGCCGACAAACCAGGTCTGGAAGTTGTCGGCCCCAGCGGCCTGCAAACCTGGAGCTTTGCCCAGCTGGAAGCCGCAGTGCGCGGCACCGGCACCGGCCTGCTGCAGGCAGGGCTGACGCCCGGCCAGATCGTGCTGATGCGCCTGGGCAATACGGTTGATTTTCCCATTGCCTATCTGGGGGCTATTGCCGCCGGTCTGGTGCCGGTACCGACATCTTCGCAGCTCACCGAGGACGAAACGGCAAAGATGATTGCCGATCTGCAGCCCGCAGCGGTTCTGCGGGACCCACAGGTCGCCTGCGCGCCCCATGACACGCAGATCCTGCTGGCGGAGTTACAGGCCATGCATGCGCTTCCCCCCTGCGCCTATGACATGGGAGATCCAAACCGGATGGCCTATGCGGTCTACACCTCGGGGACCAGCGGCAAGGCCCGCGCCGTGGCCCATGCCCATCGCGCCATCTGGGCCCGCCAGATGATGGTGACGGGCTGGTATGATCTAAAAGACTCTGACCGGTTGCTGCATGCCGGTGCCTTCAACTGGACCTTTACCCTGGGCACAGGCCTGATGGACCCCTGGGCCATGGGGGCCACCGCCCTGATCCCGGAACCCGGCACGGACCCAGCCGCTTTGCCAGACCTGTTGCGCCAGCATGACGCAACAATATTTGCAGCTGCCCCGGGTGTTTACCGCAAGATCCTAAAAAGCGAAACCGCTATGGAGCTTCCCAAGCTGCGCCATGGATTGTGTGCCGGAGAAAAGCTCTCGTCGCATCTGCACGGCGCCTGGAACAGCACGACGGGCACCGAACTGTATGAGGCCTATGGCATGTCCGAATGCTCCACCTTCATTTCCTCCAGCCCGGCCCATCCGGCACGCGGCGATGCGCTGGGGCAGCCGCAGCGGGGGCGCAAAGTCGCCATTCTGGGGCCTGAGGGTCCGGTGCCCCAGGGCCAGGAGGGCACGATCGCCATAGCCGCCAGCGACCCCGGATTGATGCTGGGATACCTGAACGCCCCGGAAGAGACCGCAGCACGCATGCAGGACGGCTGGTTCCTGACCGGTGATCAAGGCGCCATGGCGGTCGACGGGCAGGTGAGCTATCTTGGCCGGGCAGACGATATGATGAATGCCGGCGGCTTTCGCGTCTCTCCGATTGAGGTGGAAACCCAGCTTTCAGCCCATCCCGGCATTACCCAAGTGGGGGTTGCCACGGTTGAGGTCAAAACCGACAGCCATATCATTGTGGCCTTCTATACTGGACCAACCAAACTGGATGAGCCCGATCTGGAGGCTTTTGCCGCCGCCCACCTGGCCCGCTATAAACAGCCGCGCGCCTATGTGTATCTCGATATGCTACCCAGTGGCGCCAACGGTAAGTTGTTGCGCCGCGCCCTGCCCGCCTATTTCAAAGGATAG
- a CDS encoding XRE family transcriptional regulator: MTGNDPKSLITIARANGDEREAEPLDLGARVRELRKARDWTLEHAANQAGLARSTLSKIENGQMSPTYEALKKLAVGLQISVPQLFTPPQRDQVNGRMTVTKLNEGSAQATATYEHELLAEGLRRKQMLPYRARVRARSMEEFDGWVRHDGEEFMYVLTGVVTLFTEFYEPVEMRRGDSAYYDAAMGHNVVSKSQEDATILWVTSLS; this comes from the coding sequence ATGACAGGAAACGACCCAAAATCTTTGATTACCATTGCCCGTGCCAATGGAGATGAACGCGAAGCGGAGCCCCTGGACCTGGGCGCCCGTGTGCGTGAGTTGCGCAAAGCGCGCGACTGGACATTGGAACATGCGGCCAATCAGGCCGGTCTGGCGCGCTCGACCCTGTCTAAAATCGAAAACGGCCAGATGTCGCCGACCTATGAAGCCCTGAAAAAGCTGGCGGTTGGATTGCAGATCTCGGTGCCGCAGCTGTTCACGCCGCCGCAACGGGATCAGGTCAATGGCCGGATGACGGTGACCAAGCTGAACGAAGGTTCAGCCCAGGCCACTGCCACCTATGAACATGAGCTGCTGGCCGAAGGTCTGCGCCGCAAACAGATGTTGCCTTACCGGGCCCGGGTGCGGGCGCGGTCGATGGAAGAGTTTGATGGCTGGGTGCGCCACGACGGCGAAGAATTCATGTATGTGCTGACCGGCGTGGTGACGCTGTTTACTGAGTTTTACGAACCGGTTGAGATGCGGCGGGGCGACAGCGCCTATTATGACGCTGCTATGGGGCACAATGTGGTGTCCAAAAGTCAGGAAGACGCCACCATCCTTTGGGTGACATCGCTAAGCTAA
- a CDS encoding extracellular solute-binding protein, with protein MYGSPALPQDFVSLPYVNPNAPKGGKVVVGNTGGFDTLNPFAPKGTPPWQLRFWGYESLMGRSWDEAFSLYGLLAESVEVPEDRSWVEFSLRPEARFSDGSPVTVEDVIWSYETLGIKGHLRYRGFWNKIAEIRQTGPMSLRITFNTADRELALIAGMRPILQKSQWEGKDFAASGLTEAPIGTGAYVVADFEAGRHIILKRNPDYWGKDLPFRVGTQNFDELRIDFFGDQTVLFEAFKAGELSSYREFNADKWASAYGFSAVTDGRIVKSEIPHKRPTGMTGLAINTRRAPLDDWRVREALLLAFNFEYINETITGSAQPRITSYFSNSHLGLRPGPARGRVADYLMPFAGAMLPGTVDSYTLPQSDGTKRNRKNLRKAMALLEEAGLTVQDGALRDPDGTPITFNVLLRQGDSEMKTVVEIYARALERLGITLMPEPVDNAQYVGRQSSFDFDLTKVRRELSLSPGNEQKLYWGSAGADQPGSRNLMGIASPAVDAMIDTMLSVTDPEDFVAATRALDRLLMAGRYVIPIWSFDKGRIAHKRALKFPQTLPIYGDRTGFMPDVWWYQED; from the coding sequence ATGTATGGCAGCCCCGCCCTACCACAGGATTTTGTGTCTCTCCCCTATGTAAACCCCAATGCGCCAAAGGGTGGCAAAGTGGTGGTTGGGAACACTGGCGGATTTGATACGCTTAATCCGTTCGCCCCCAAAGGCACGCCTCCCTGGCAGCTCAGGTTCTGGGGATACGAGAGTTTGATGGGACGATCCTGGGACGAAGCTTTCTCTCTTTACGGGCTGTTGGCCGAATCAGTTGAAGTACCCGAGGACCGATCCTGGGTCGAATTCAGCCTCCGACCCGAGGCGCGTTTCTCCGATGGCAGCCCGGTTACAGTCGAAGATGTGATCTGGTCCTACGAAACCCTGGGCATCAAGGGACATCTGCGCTACCGGGGGTTTTGGAACAAGATTGCCGAAATCCGCCAGACCGGTCCCATGAGCCTTCGGATCACCTTTAACACTGCCGACAGAGAACTCGCTCTGATTGCAGGTATGCGTCCGATTTTGCAAAAATCCCAATGGGAGGGCAAAGACTTTGCCGCCTCCGGCCTGACAGAGGCGCCGATTGGAACCGGGGCCTATGTGGTGGCGGATTTTGAAGCCGGGCGCCACATCATCCTGAAACGCAACCCCGACTACTGGGGCAAAGATTTGCCATTCCGGGTGGGCACGCAAAACTTTGATGAGCTTCGGATTGATTTCTTTGGCGACCAAACCGTGTTGTTTGAAGCATTTAAAGCCGGAGAGCTGAGCAGTTACCGAGAGTTCAATGCCGATAAATGGGCCAGCGCCTATGGGTTTTCTGCCGTGACCGATGGCCGGATCGTCAAAAGTGAGATACCCCATAAACGCCCCACTGGCATGACCGGACTTGCCATCAATACCCGCCGCGCCCCGCTGGATGATTGGCGTGTACGCGAAGCGCTGCTGTTGGCGTTCAACTTTGAATACATCAACGAGACAATCACCGGCAGCGCCCAACCGAGGATCACCTCGTATTTCTCCAACTCGCACCTTGGGTTGCGTCCCGGACCCGCCCGCGGCCGGGTCGCCGACTACCTGATGCCCTTTGCCGGGGCCATGCTGCCCGGCACAGTCGACAGCTACACTCTGCCGCAAAGCGACGGCACCAAACGCAATCGCAAGAACCTGCGTAAGGCGATGGCCCTGCTGGAGGAGGCTGGGCTAACGGTGCAAGACGGCGCCCTGCGCGATCCAGATGGAACCCCGATCACCTTTAATGTCTTGCTGCGCCAGGGGGACAGCGAAATGAAAACCGTGGTTGAAATCTATGCCCGTGCGCTGGAACGCCTGGGGATCACCCTGATGCCAGAACCCGTTGACAACGCACAGTATGTTGGCCGCCAAAGCAGTTTTGATTTTGACCTCACCAAGGTGCGGCGCGAACTGTCGCTCAGCCCTGGAAACGAACAAAAACTCTACTGGGGTTCTGCCGGTGCAGACCAACCCGGCAGCCGCAACCTGATGGGCATCGCCTCTCCTGCGGTGGATGCGATGATTGACACCATGCTCAGCGTGACCGACCCAGAGGATTTTGTCGCCGCCACCCGCGCGCTTGACCGGCTTCTGATGGCGGGGCGCTATGTGATTCCGATATGGTCATTTGATAAGGGGAGAATTGCCCATAAACGTGCGCTGAAATTCCCGCAAACCCTGCCAATCTACGGAGACCGCACCGGGTTTATGCCGGATGTTTGGTGGTATCAGGAAGACTAG
- a CDS encoding 3-hydroxybutyrate dehydrogenase: MTLQGKTAVITGSNSGIGLGIARELARAGADVVLNSFTDREEDHALAAQIAAEFGVEARYIQADMSKGEACRGLIKEAGRCDILVNNAGIQHVAPVDEFPAETWDAILAINLSSAFHTTAVALPMMRAAGWGRVVNIASAHGLTASPFKSAYVAAKHGVVGLTKTVALETAEEPITCNAICPGYVLTPLVEAQIPDTMEKYNMSREEVIKQVMLERQPSREFATVEQLGGSTVFFCSDAAAQITGTTLSVDGGWTAL, translated from the coding sequence ATGACGCTCCAGGGGAAAACCGCTGTGATCACCGGATCAAACTCGGGCATTGGTCTGGGCATTGCGCGCGAATTGGCGCGGGCTGGGGCGGATGTGGTGTTGAACTCTTTTACCGACCGCGAGGAAGATCACGCACTGGCGGCGCAGATTGCGGCAGAGTTTGGCGTAGAAGCCCGCTACATCCAGGCCGATATGTCCAAGGGTGAGGCCTGCCGTGGATTGATCAAAGAGGCGGGCCGCTGCGATATTCTGGTCAATAACGCCGGCATTCAGCATGTGGCGCCGGTGGATGAGTTCCCGGCAGAGACCTGGGACGCCATTCTGGCCATCAACCTCAGCTCGGCCTTTCACACCACTGCGGTGGCGCTGCCGATGATGCGGGCGGCTGGCTGGGGCCGTGTGGTCAACATCGCTTCGGCGCACGGGCTTACCGCCTCGCCGTTCAAATCGGCCTATGTGGCCGCGAAACATGGGGTTGTTGGCCTGACCAAAACCGTGGCGCTGGAAACCGCAGAAGAGCCAATAACCTGCAATGCGATCTGCCCCGGATATGTTTTGACCCCGCTGGTCGAGGCGCAGATTCCGGATACCATGGAAAAATACAACATGTCGCGCGAAGAGGTGATCAAACAGGTGATGCTGGAGCGTCAGCCGTCGCGGGAGTTTGCCACTGTGGAACAGTTGGGGGGATCCACTGTCTTTTTCTGTTCCGATGCCGCAGCGCAGATCACCGGCACCACACTGAGCGTTGATGGGGGCTGGACTGCACTTTAG
- a CDS encoding DUF502 domain-containing protein: MTTPFDEDPIRHRPGVFARLRSSFFTGIVVIAPVSLTIWLLWTVVGWVDSVVLPLVPHTISPEQYIGINLRGIGLIFFLLFTIVIGWIAKGIIGRSLIGFAENLVNRMPVVRTIYSGIKQISETVFAQSERSFEKACLIQYPRRGIWAIGFISTTAKGEVSAHANTGGALMSVFLPTTPNPTSGFLLFVPQDDVIELEMSVEDAAKLVISAGLVYPNPKDPSSPEQPEDAT, encoded by the coding sequence ATGACCACACCCTTTGACGAAGACCCCATTCGCCACCGCCCCGGCGTTTTTGCGCGGCTCCGCTCCTCGTTTTTTACCGGGATTGTGGTCATTGCTCCGGTCAGCTTGACCATCTGGTTGCTGTGGACCGTCGTTGGCTGGGTCGATTCCGTGGTACTGCCTCTGGTGCCGCACACGATCTCACCAGAGCAATATATCGGCATCAACCTGCGTGGTATCGGGCTGATCTTCTTTTTGCTCTTCACCATTGTCATTGGCTGGATTGCCAAGGGGATCATTGGCCGCTCGCTGATTGGCTTTGCCGAAAACCTGGTCAATCGCATGCCCGTGGTGCGCACCATCTATTCCGGTATCAAGCAGATCTCGGAAACTGTTTTTGCCCAATCGGAACGCAGTTTTGAAAAAGCCTGCCTGATCCAGTACCCCCGCCGTGGGATCTGGGCCATCGGATTTATCTCGACCACGGCCAAAGGCGAAGTCTCGGCTCATGCCAATACCGGCGGCGCTTTGATGAGTGTGTTCCTGCCCACAACGCCCAACCCCACCTCGGGCTTTTTGCTCTTTGTGCCGCAGGATGATGTGATCGAGCTGGAGATGAGCGTCGAGGATGCTGCAAAGCTGGTGATCTCAGCTGGGCTGGTCTATCCCAACCCCAAGGATCCCAGCTCGCCAGAACAGCCAGAAGACGCCACCTGA